A section of the Citrus sinensis cultivar Valencia sweet orange chromosome 8, DVS_A1.0, whole genome shotgun sequence genome encodes:
- the LOC102614978 gene encoding probable protein phosphatase 2C 26 isoform X2, which yields MVVPVFRASVASFHPLFDSLCTRLSTNSSLPKNSRLLPFASSELNPVQSRPELSFCVGTHLIPHPNKVERGGEDAFFVSCYNGGVIAVADGVSGWAEQNVDPSLFSRELMANASYFVEDVEVNYDPQILMRKAHAATSSVGSATVIVAMLERNGILKVASVGDCGLRIIRKGQITFSSSPQEHYFDCPYQLSSEAVGQTYLDAMVTTVELIEGDTIVMGSDGLFDNVFDHEIVSMTTRFIDVSEAAKALANLACSHSTDSNFDSPYTMEARAKGFDVPMWKKILGMKLKGGKLDDITVIVSQVVNSHDVSIS from the exons ATGGTGGTTCCCGTTTTCAGAGCTTCAGTTGCTTCTTTTCATCCGCTCTTTGATTCTTTATGTACAAGACTGTCCACAAACAGCTCATTGCCCAAGAACAGTCGGTTGCTTCCTTTTGCTTCCTCTGAACTCAACCCAGTTCAGTCTCG aCCGGAGTTATCGTTTTGTGTTGGCACTCACCTTATTCCACACCCCAACAAG GTTGAAAGAGGTGGAGAAGATGCTTTCTTTGTTAGCTGCTATAATGGGGGAGTTATTGCTGTTGCTGATGGTGTCTCCGG TTGGGCTGAACAAAATGTGGATCCGTCATTATTTTCTCGTGAATTAATGGCTAATGCTTCATACTTTGTGGAGGATGTGGAG GTTAACTATGATCCTCAGATTCTCATGCGAAAGGCACATGCTGCTACCTCATCTGTTGGTTCAGCCACAGT AATTGTTGCTATGCTGGAGAGAAATGGAATTCTAAAGGTTGCTAGTGTTGGGGATTGTGGATTAAGGATAATCCGCAAAG GCCAGATAACTTTTTCCTCTTCTCCACAAGAACATTATTTTGACTGCCCCTATCAACTGAGCTCGGAAGCAGTTGGCCAAACATACCTTGATGCCATG GTTACCACTGTAGAATTAATCGAGGGAGACACCATAGTGATGGGTTCAGATGGGCTTTTTGACAACGTTTTTGACCATGAAATTGTTTCAATGACAACCAGATTCATTGATGTTTCTGAGGCTG CAAAGGCATTAGCTAACCTAGCTTGCAGTCATTCGACAGATTCCAACTTTGATTCTCCCTATACCATGGAGGCCAGAGCCAAG GGTTTCGATGTTCCAATGTGGAAGAAAATTCTTGGGATGAAACTTAAAG GTGGAAAGCTCGATGACATTACTGTAATTGTTAGTCAAGTTGTGAACTCCCATGATGTTTCCATCTCTTAG
- the LOC102614978 gene encoding probable protein phosphatase 2C 26 isoform X4 → MVVPVFRASVASFHPLFDSLCTRLSTNSSLPKNSRLLPFASSELNPVQSRPELSFCVGTHLIPHPNKVERGGEDAFFVSCYNGGVIAVADGVSGWAEQNVDPSLFSRELMANASYFVEDVEVNYDPQILMRKAHAATSSVGSATVIVAMLERNGILKVASVGDCGLRIIRKGQITFSSSPQEHYFDCPYQLSSEAVGQTYLDAMALANLACSHSTDSNFDSPYTMEARAKGFDVPMWKKILGMKLKGGKLDDITVIVSQVVNSHDVSIS, encoded by the exons ATGGTGGTTCCCGTTTTCAGAGCTTCAGTTGCTTCTTTTCATCCGCTCTTTGATTCTTTATGTACAAGACTGTCCACAAACAGCTCATTGCCCAAGAACAGTCGGTTGCTTCCTTTTGCTTCCTCTGAACTCAACCCAGTTCAGTCTCG aCCGGAGTTATCGTTTTGTGTTGGCACTCACCTTATTCCACACCCCAACAAG GTTGAAAGAGGTGGAGAAGATGCTTTCTTTGTTAGCTGCTATAATGGGGGAGTTATTGCTGTTGCTGATGGTGTCTCCGG TTGGGCTGAACAAAATGTGGATCCGTCATTATTTTCTCGTGAATTAATGGCTAATGCTTCATACTTTGTGGAGGATGTGGAG GTTAACTATGATCCTCAGATTCTCATGCGAAAGGCACATGCTGCTACCTCATCTGTTGGTTCAGCCACAGT AATTGTTGCTATGCTGGAGAGAAATGGAATTCTAAAGGTTGCTAGTGTTGGGGATTGTGGATTAAGGATAATCCGCAAAG GCCAGATAACTTTTTCCTCTTCTCCACAAGAACATTATTTTGACTGCCCCTATCAACTGAGCTCGGAAGCAGTTGGCCAAACATACCTTGATGCCATG GCATTAGCTAACCTAGCTTGCAGTCATTCGACAGATTCCAACTTTGATTCTCCCTATACCATGGAGGCCAGAGCCAAG GGTTTCGATGTTCCAATGTGGAAGAAAATTCTTGGGATGAAACTTAAAG GTGGAAAGCTCGATGACATTACTGTAATTGTTAGTCAAGTTGTGAACTCCCATGATGTTTCCATCTCTTAG
- the LOC102614978 gene encoding probable protein phosphatase 2C 26 isoform X1: MVVPVFRASVASFHPLFDSLCTRLSTNSSLPKNSRLLPFASSELNPVQSRPELSFCVGTHLIPHPNKVERGGEDAFFVSCYNGGVIAVADGVSGWAEQNVDPSLFSRELMANASYFVEDVEVNYDPQILMRKAHAATSSVGSATVIVAMLERNGILKVASVGDCGLRIIRKGQITFSSSPQEHYFDCPYQLSSEAVGQTYLDAMVTTVELIEGDTIVMGSDGLFDNVFDHEIVSMTTRFIDVSEAAKALANLACSHSTDSNFDSPYTMEARAKISLQGFDVPMWKKILGMKLKGGKLDDITVIVSQVVNSHDVSIS, from the exons ATGGTGGTTCCCGTTTTCAGAGCTTCAGTTGCTTCTTTTCATCCGCTCTTTGATTCTTTATGTACAAGACTGTCCACAAACAGCTCATTGCCCAAGAACAGTCGGTTGCTTCCTTTTGCTTCCTCTGAACTCAACCCAGTTCAGTCTCG aCCGGAGTTATCGTTTTGTGTTGGCACTCACCTTATTCCACACCCCAACAAG GTTGAAAGAGGTGGAGAAGATGCTTTCTTTGTTAGCTGCTATAATGGGGGAGTTATTGCTGTTGCTGATGGTGTCTCCGG TTGGGCTGAACAAAATGTGGATCCGTCATTATTTTCTCGTGAATTAATGGCTAATGCTTCATACTTTGTGGAGGATGTGGAG GTTAACTATGATCCTCAGATTCTCATGCGAAAGGCACATGCTGCTACCTCATCTGTTGGTTCAGCCACAGT AATTGTTGCTATGCTGGAGAGAAATGGAATTCTAAAGGTTGCTAGTGTTGGGGATTGTGGATTAAGGATAATCCGCAAAG GCCAGATAACTTTTTCCTCTTCTCCACAAGAACATTATTTTGACTGCCCCTATCAACTGAGCTCGGAAGCAGTTGGCCAAACATACCTTGATGCCATG GTTACCACTGTAGAATTAATCGAGGGAGACACCATAGTGATGGGTTCAGATGGGCTTTTTGACAACGTTTTTGACCATGAAATTGTTTCAATGACAACCAGATTCATTGATGTTTCTGAGGCTG CAAAGGCATTAGCTAACCTAGCTTGCAGTCATTCGACAGATTCCAACTTTGATTCTCCCTATACCATGGAGGCCAGAGCCAAG ATTTCGTTGCAGGGTTTCGATGTTCCAATGTGGAAGAAAATTCTTGGGATGAAACTTAAAG GTGGAAAGCTCGATGACATTACTGTAATTGTTAGTCAAGTTGTGAACTCCCATGATGTTTCCATCTCTTAG
- the LOC102615269 gene encoding uncharacterized protein LOC102615269 — MNATSTSTDVAEEMNGGSDSDDNAPEYYQPISVQDPDSDSDADQISSDACDAGTLPNGYYEAEVEHLNGDVEAKSSSEAEDEEEEEEERIREESALAMRRAFREDENRRNAPLSQENARRVMDAMRRVSFRGLAPDWANRLSEDRWMDQLSRIRLQQPSTSSTNNNNISS; from the exons ATGAACGCCACTTCCACTTCAACAGACGTCGCTGAAG AGATGAACGGTGGAAGCGACTCGGACGACAATGCGCCGGAATACTACCAGCCAATCTCCGTTCAGGATccagattcagattcagatgCCGATCAGATAAGCTCAGACGCGTGTGACGCTGGTACCCTGCCCAACGGTTATTACGAAGCGGAGGTGGAGCATCTAAACGGCGACGTGGAAGCAAAAAGCAGCAGCGAAGCGGAAGAtgaagaggaggaggaggaggagaggATCAGAGAGGAGTCGGCGTTGGCGATGAGGCGAGCGTTCAGAGAGGATGAGAATCGAAGAAATGCTCCGTTGAGTCAAGAGAATGCGAGGCGAGTGATGGACGCCATGCGCCGCGTTTCCTTTCGCGGCTTGGCCCCTGATTGGGCTAATCGCCTTTCTGAGGATCGTTGGATGGATCAGTTGTCCAGGATCAGGCTACAACAACCCTCCACGTCGTcaaccaataataataatatttcatcataa
- the LOC102614978 gene encoding probable protein phosphatase 2C 26 isoform X3 gives MVVPVFRASVASFHPLFDSLCTRLSTNSSLPKNSRLLPFASSELNPVQSRPELSFCVGTHLIPHPNKVERGGEDAFFVSCYNGGVIAVADGVSGWAEQNVDPSLFSRELMANASYFVEDVEVNYDPQILMRKAHAATSSVGSATVIVAMLERNGILKVASVGDCGLRIIRKGQITFSSSPQEHYFDCPYQLSSEAVGQTYLDAMALANLACSHSTDSNFDSPYTMEARAKISLQGFDVPMWKKILGMKLKGGKLDDITVIVSQVVNSHDVSIS, from the exons ATGGTGGTTCCCGTTTTCAGAGCTTCAGTTGCTTCTTTTCATCCGCTCTTTGATTCTTTATGTACAAGACTGTCCACAAACAGCTCATTGCCCAAGAACAGTCGGTTGCTTCCTTTTGCTTCCTCTGAACTCAACCCAGTTCAGTCTCG aCCGGAGTTATCGTTTTGTGTTGGCACTCACCTTATTCCACACCCCAACAAG GTTGAAAGAGGTGGAGAAGATGCTTTCTTTGTTAGCTGCTATAATGGGGGAGTTATTGCTGTTGCTGATGGTGTCTCCGG TTGGGCTGAACAAAATGTGGATCCGTCATTATTTTCTCGTGAATTAATGGCTAATGCTTCATACTTTGTGGAGGATGTGGAG GTTAACTATGATCCTCAGATTCTCATGCGAAAGGCACATGCTGCTACCTCATCTGTTGGTTCAGCCACAGT AATTGTTGCTATGCTGGAGAGAAATGGAATTCTAAAGGTTGCTAGTGTTGGGGATTGTGGATTAAGGATAATCCGCAAAG GCCAGATAACTTTTTCCTCTTCTCCACAAGAACATTATTTTGACTGCCCCTATCAACTGAGCTCGGAAGCAGTTGGCCAAACATACCTTGATGCCATG GCATTAGCTAACCTAGCTTGCAGTCATTCGACAGATTCCAACTTTGATTCTCCCTATACCATGGAGGCCAGAGCCAAG ATTTCGTTGCAGGGTTTCGATGTTCCAATGTGGAAGAAAATTCTTGGGATGAAACTTAAAG GTGGAAAGCTCGATGACATTACTGTAATTGTTAGTCAAGTTGTGAACTCCCATGATGTTTCCATCTCTTAG
- the LOC102615550 gene encoding uncharacterized protein LOC102615550: MQALIHHPHILRVPSPSSSSSSHYIFYTHPLMATTTSLAFSSSSLHNRYHKRTTFFNGSAASFNRIGVRRSLARSGVFMSVSVGKHTAVTVDDALFADYKPTNAFLFPGQGAQAVGMGKEAQSVPAAAELYKKANDILGFDLLEICTNGPKEKLDSTIISQPAIYVTSLAAVELLRARDGGQQIIDSVDVTCGLSLGEYTALAFAGAFSFEDGLKLVKLRGKAMQEAADAAKGAMVSIIGLDSDKVQQLCDAANQEVDEDNKVQIANYLCPGNYAVSGGVKGIEAVEAKAKSFKARMTVRLAVAGAFHTGFMEPAVTRLEAALAATQINTPRMPVISNVDAQPHADPEVIKKILAQQVTSPVQWETTVKTLLGKGLKKSYELGPGKVIAGIVKRLDKSAEMENIGA, from the exons atgcaAGCTCTGATTCACCACCCACATATCCTACGCGTCCCCtctccttcatcttcttcttcttcccaTTACATTTTTTACACACATCCTCTAATGGCCACCACCACCTCTCTCGCTTTCTCCTCCAGTTCACTCCACAACCGCTACCACAAGCGCACCACCTTTTTTAATGGGTCTGCTGCTTCTTTCAACAGAATTGGAGTTCGAAGAAGCCTTGCCCGATCTGGGGTTTTTATGAGCGTGTCTGTTGGCAAACACACTGCTGTAACTGTTGATGATGCCCTGTTTGCGGATTACAAGCCCACCAATGCTTTCTTGTTTCCTGGTCAG GGTGCACAAGCAGTTGGAATGGGGAAGGAGGCTCAGAGCGTACCAGCTGCCGCAGAGCTATACAAGAAAGCAAATGATATATTAGG TTTTGATTTGCTAGAAATTTGCACCAATGGACCAAAAGAGAAGCTAGATTCAACTATTATCAGCCAG CCTGCCATCTATGTCACAAGTTTAGCGGCAGTTGAACTACTCCGAGCTCGTGATGGAGGCCAGCAGATAATTGATTCTGTTGATGTCACTTGTGGTCTGAGTTTAGGTGAATATACTGCTTTAGCCTTTGCTGGAGCTTTCAG CTTTGAGGATGGACTGAAGCTGGTCAAACTAAGGGGAAAAGCTATGCAG GAAGCTGCTGATGCTGCTAAAGGTGCCATGGTCAGCATTATTGGATTGGATTCAGACAAGGTTCAGCAGCTGTGTGATGCAGCCAATCAAGAAGTTGATGAAGATAATAAAGTTCAAATTGCAAACTATCTCTGTCCT GGTAATTATGCAGTATCTGGGGGTGTTAAAGGAATAGAAGCAGTTGAAGCCAAAGCTAAGTCATTCAAGGCTCGAATGACA GTGCGTCTTGCTGTTGCTGGCGCTTTCCATACCGGTTTCATGGAGCCAGCTGTCACAAGATTGGAAGCTGCATTAGCAGCAACCCAGATCAACACACCAAGAATGCCAGTTATATCTAATGTTGATGCACAGCCTCATGCAGATCCAGAAGTGATTAAGAAGATATTGGCCCAACAG GTGACATCTCCCGTCCAATGGGAAACAACAGTGAAGACTCTCCTTGGCAAAGGGCTGAAGAAGAGTTACGAATTGGGACCAGGAAAG GTTATTGCTGGCATTGTCAAGAGGTTGGACAAGAGTGCTGAGATGGAGAATATCGGGGCTTAG